One genomic window of Evansella cellulosilytica DSM 2522 includes the following:
- a CDS encoding CHY zinc finger protein, translating to MKIYGFPVDEQGRCKHYYGQNDIVSIKFKCCRKYYPCYKCHKEAAKHHTELWRKEEFHKKAILCGECKHEISIESYLRNGKCHHCTAFFNPHCSKHYHLYFDSTE from the coding sequence ATGAAAATTTATGGTTTTCCTGTTGATGAACAAGGAAGATGCAAGCATTATTACGGGCAAAATGATATTGTTTCTATCAAATTTAAATGCTGTCGTAAATACTATCCATGCTACAAATGTCATAAAGAAGCTGCAAAACATCACACTGAATTATGGCGTAAAGAGGAATTCCATAAAAAAGCTATTTTATGTGGGGAATGTAAACACGAGATTTCTATAGAATCATATCTTCGCAATGGTAAGTGTCATCATTGCACTGCTTTCTTTAATCCTCATTGCTCCAAGCATTATCACCTTTATTTTGATTCGACCGAATAA
- a CDS encoding sensor domain-containing diguanylate cyclase encodes MKSITYNSDFSHFFQTFFESEKLYKNAILFLIDRSGEIVSVYPSSPLPFMESLLNDVLRTMKTGEAHCSNDQFQLITTEICMSNDTHHFNGTLGLLFERLITNKKEALSFLGNIKLSIYSFMKREKSTMKEGNDVSEGQVDSVFLKVASVLQSTKGSKNMKIFVRSFLTVAKEFCKQDDMLLFSLFDKEKRIYYPVEATNENLLNSKNDFTLEEDTLQFKGDKEIVVNHEKVKASTFCLTHKQDNILIPVLYQDKTIGFVSYLTKIDSVTNKITFRLERMIEALGPWFHQLVENEQILFERTRKDLLLKVNRTFYSSMDVSAILEEVLSALYEAYPQYEIDLLLSHDWDVSSHLPVKPLEFNNKLLNKDYAATAYLTGEIQVDKSIITTLYVPLKGKQGVYGVFKMATSELQYTFEDELDFIQVLADTGGNALENAELYQQSKQHIANLKFINETSQQLNENLKLSEVTLYMVTKLKQNFAAEEVGFLLFEDKDNGKYETLEGSSDYFLTKASMIDLKPYLDKIEESHDAIFQGNLDNNGSQFLCDYQSLMVVPMSHNGEVIGAVVVLGKAAYSFSFDSFKLFQSFVQHATLAFVNSILHEELEKLVITDYLTKLYTREYLDRQVISSFDKYESGAFILFDIDHFKRVNDQYGHQIGDEVIIQVAKMISSTIKSKDIAARWGGEEIAIYLPEEDKVEAMAIAEIIRKKVAQHSSPHVTVSSGVSSWSKTDNQCSLKRLFQDADKALYKAKSAGRNRVES; translated from the coding sequence GTGAAAAGTATAACTTATAATAGTGACTTTTCTCATTTTTTTCAAACCTTTTTTGAAAGTGAGAAACTTTACAAGAACGCTATTTTATTTTTAATAGATAGAAGTGGTGAAATTGTTTCTGTGTATCCATCATCCCCTCTACCTTTTATGGAGTCTTTACTCAATGATGTGTTAAGGACGATGAAAACAGGTGAAGCGCATTGTTCGAACGATCAATTTCAATTGATTACGACGGAAATATGTATGAGTAATGACACTCATCATTTTAATGGTACACTCGGTTTATTGTTTGAAAGATTGATAACAAATAAAAAGGAAGCGTTATCATTTTTAGGGAATATAAAGCTTTCGATATACTCTTTTATGAAACGGGAAAAAAGTACAATGAAAGAGGGAAATGATGTGAGTGAAGGTCAAGTGGATTCTGTTTTTTTGAAGGTAGCTAGCGTTCTTCAAAGTACTAAAGGTAGTAAGAACATGAAAATATTCGTTAGAAGCTTTTTAACCGTAGCTAAAGAGTTTTGTAAACAAGATGATATGTTACTTTTCTCATTGTTCGATAAAGAAAAAAGAATTTATTATCCTGTGGAGGCTACAAATGAAAACTTATTAAATAGTAAGAATGACTTTACATTAGAAGAAGATACTCTGCAATTTAAAGGGGACAAAGAAATTGTTGTTAATCATGAAAAGGTGAAAGCTTCAACATTCTGTCTCACTCATAAACAGGATAATATTTTAATACCTGTTTTGTACCAAGATAAAACAATTGGGTTTGTTTCGTATTTAACTAAAATTGATAGTGTAACCAACAAAATTACGTTTCGTTTAGAACGAATGATTGAAGCATTAGGGCCATGGTTTCACCAATTGGTAGAAAATGAACAAATTCTCTTTGAAAGAACAAGAAAAGATTTGTTATTAAAAGTTAACCGTACTTTTTATTCATCGATGGATGTGTCTGCCATTTTAGAAGAGGTGCTAAGCGCACTTTATGAAGCATACCCCCAATATGAAATTGATTTACTATTATCCCATGATTGGGATGTGTCGTCACATCTTCCAGTAAAGCCTTTAGAATTTAATAATAAATTACTAAACAAAGATTACGCAGCTACAGCATACTTAACAGGTGAAATTCAAGTTGATAAGAGCATCATTACGACGCTGTATGTACCTTTAAAAGGAAAACAAGGAGTATATGGTGTATTTAAAATGGCTACCTCTGAGTTGCAGTATACATTTGAAGATGAACTTGATTTTATTCAAGTTTTAGCAGATACAGGTGGAAATGCATTAGAAAATGCTGAGTTATACCAACAGTCGAAACAGCATATAGCAAACTTAAAGTTTATAAATGAAACTTCTCAACAGTTAAATGAAAACCTTAAGCTTTCTGAAGTAACTTTATATATGGTAACAAAGCTAAAACAAAATTTTGCTGCAGAAGAAGTAGGTTTTTTACTATTTGAAGATAAGGATAATGGGAAATATGAAACATTAGAAGGCAGCAGTGATTACTTTTTAACAAAAGCATCAATGATTGATTTAAAACCTTATTTAGATAAAATTGAAGAAAGTCATGATGCTATATTTCAAGGAAACTTAGACAATAACGGAAGTCAGTTTTTGTGTGATTATCAATCATTAATGGTTGTGCCGATGAGTCATAATGGGGAAGTAATCGGAGCGGTGGTTGTACTTGGTAAAGCAGCTTATTCATTTAGTTTTGATTCGTTTAAGCTTTTTCAATCATTTGTCCAACATGCAACATTGGCTTTTGTAAACTCGATTCTTCATGAAGAGCTAGAGAAGTTAGTGATAACTGACTATTTAACGAAATTGTATACACGAGAATATCTAGATAGACAAGTGATCTCTTCATTTGATAAGTATGAATCTGGTGCTTTTATTTTATTTGATATTGATCATTTTAAACGAGTAAATGATCAATATGGGCATCAAATTGGCGATGAAGTAATTATTCAAGTAGCGAAAATGATCAGCAGCACTATTAAAAGCAAGGACATTGCTGCAAGGTGGGGGGGAGAAGAAATCGCGATTTACTTACCTGAGGAGGACAAGGTAGAGGCAATGGCCATTGCTGAAATAATTAGGAAAAAAGTAGCGCAGCATTCATCTCCACATGTAACTGTTTCATCTGGTGTATCTAGTTGGAGTAAGACCGATAATCAATGTTCATTAAAAAGGCTATTTCAGGATGCCGACAAAGCGTTGTATAAGGCCAAAAGTGCTGGTAGAAATCGTGTAGAAAGCTAA
- the tyrS gene encoding tyrosine--tRNA ligase, protein MNLLEDLQFRGLVNQVTDEDGLKELLNKEAVTLYCGFDPTGDSLHIGHLLTILTLRRFQLAGHKPLALVGGATGLIGDPSGKKAERTLNEQNIVEQFSDKIKGQLSRFLDFKGETSAKLVNNYDWIGSMSVIDFLRDVGKNFGLNYMLAKDSVESRISSGISFTEFSYMILQSYDFYELYKNEGCKLQIGGSDQWGNITAGLELIRKMNGQEEDERAKAFGFTIPLVTKADGTKFGKTEGGAIWLDPEKTSPYEFYQFLLNTDDNDVIKFLKYFTFLSQEEIEALEVEVAERPHERAAQKRLAEELTAFVHDEAALKQAKNISTALFSGGDLKQLTADEVLQGFKDVPSFTTETNIGLIDLLVNAGISPSKRQAREDISNGAVYINGDRCQELDKVVGNEEKIDGQFTIIRRGKKKFFLIRYE, encoded by the coding sequence ATGAACTTATTAGAGGATTTACAGTTTCGTGGTTTAGTAAACCAAGTAACAGATGAAGACGGATTGAAGGAGCTTTTAAATAAGGAAGCTGTTACGTTATATTGTGGATTTGATCCAACTGGAGATAGTTTACACATTGGACATCTATTAACGATATTAACCCTACGCCGCTTCCAGTTAGCTGGCCACAAGCCATTAGCCCTTGTAGGTGGCGCAACAGGGCTTATTGGTGATCCAAGTGGGAAAAAGGCAGAAAGAACGCTAAATGAACAAAATATTGTTGAGCAATTTAGTGACAAAATAAAAGGTCAATTATCCCGCTTTCTCGACTTTAAAGGAGAAACTAGCGCTAAACTCGTAAATAATTATGATTGGATCGGTTCCATGTCTGTTATTGATTTCTTACGAGACGTTGGAAAAAACTTTGGTCTCAATTACATGCTTGCGAAGGATTCTGTTGAATCTCGTATTTCTTCAGGTATTTCCTTCACTGAGTTCAGTTACATGATTCTACAATCATACGATTTCTATGAATTATACAAAAATGAAGGCTGCAAACTGCAAATTGGTGGAAGTGACCAGTGGGGGAACATTACTGCTGGATTAGAGCTAATCCGTAAAATGAATGGTCAGGAGGAGGATGAAAGGGCGAAAGCGTTCGGCTTTACGATTCCTCTAGTAACGAAGGCTGACGGTACAAAATTTGGAAAAACCGAGGGTGGTGCGATTTGGTTAGATCCAGAGAAAACCTCTCCATATGAATTTTATCAATTTTTACTAAACACAGATGATAATGATGTAATCAAGTTCTTAAAGTACTTTACATTTTTATCTCAAGAAGAGATTGAAGCGTTAGAAGTTGAAGTTGCAGAGCGCCCACACGAACGAGCTGCGCAAAAAAGATTAGCAGAGGAACTGACCGCGTTTGTACATGATGAGGCAGCATTAAAGCAAGCAAAAAACATATCTACTGCTCTATTCAGTGGCGGTGACTTAAAGCAGCTTACCGCAGATGAAGTGCTCCAAGGCTTTAAAGATGTGCCTTCCTTTACAACGGAAACTAATATAGGATTAATTGATTTGTTAGTTAATGCTGGCATTTCTCCATCTAAGCGTCAAGCAAGAGAGGATATATCCAATGGTGCTGTCTATATTAACGGAGACCGTTGTCAGGAATTAGATAAAGTCGTTGGAAATGAGGAGAAAATAGATGGTCAATTTACGATTATAAGAAGAGGGAAGAAGAAATTTTTCTTAATTCGTTACGAATAA
- a CDS encoding GNAT family N-acetyltransferase, which yields MKHKKKFHSIELKSKEHSFVIEGPITKETLNRLSFDDGLVAFRPAQKQYESLLKVVELPENRIIIARVDNVIVGYATLLYPDPLERWSEVNLENLIELGAIEVSANYRGYALAKHILKVTMMDDNVEDYIIITTEYYWHWDLKGTGLTVWEYRDIMEKVMKSGGLEWYATDDPEICSHPANCLMARIGKNVTPDHVHEFDRVRFKYKYMF from the coding sequence ATGAAACATAAAAAGAAATTTCATTCGATCGAATTAAAGAGCAAAGAGCATTCCTTTGTTATTGAAGGTCCGATAACAAAAGAAACGCTGAATCGTCTTAGCTTTGATGACGGTTTAGTTGCCTTTCGCCCTGCCCAGAAGCAGTATGAATCCTTACTAAAGGTAGTTGAGTTGCCAGAAAATAGGATCATTATCGCTAGAGTAGATAATGTCATTGTAGGCTATGCCACCCTTCTATATCCAGATCCATTAGAGCGTTGGTCTGAAGTTAATTTAGAAAATTTAATTGAATTAGGTGCTATCGAGGTTTCAGCAAATTACAGAGGCTATGCGTTAGCTAAGCACATTTTAAAAGTGACTATGATGGATGATAATGTAGAAGATTATATTATTATTACGACAGAGTATTATTGGCATTGGGACCTTAAGGGTACTGGCTTAACAGTTTGGGAATATCGAGATATTATGGAGAAGGTGATGAAGTCAGGCGGTCTTGAATGGTATGCTACAGACGATCCTGAAATATGCTCTCATCCAGCAAACTGTTTAATGGCAAGAATTGGAAAAAACGTTACACCAGATCACGTTCACGAGTTTGATAGAGTTCGCTTTAAGTATAAATACATGTTCTAG
- a CDS encoding transglycosylase domain-containing protein, which translates to MSDHRFSIKKIFQRRETQTVFKSVRVTSQVVWNLFLIFTIIGTMSLLFVGGAGAGYFISLVKDEPVRSYEDMRRDIYDYEEATEIYFAGNDYLGDLPSPLERREIPLEEMSEHVINAVIATEDEYFEEHNGIVPKALLRAIYQDFSNASTQTGGSTLTQQLIKNQILTSEVTHDRKAVEILLAIRLEQFFEKDEILEAYLNVVPFGRNASGRQIAGVQAAAQGIFGVDAKDLNIPQAAFIAGLPQSPFAYTPFTSRQQGEAQVKENMDAGLNRMRTVLNRMHSRGYITDEQYEEALAYDIRANLAEPQPSSLDDYPYVTDYVRSRATDALAIALLEADGIILEDIDDENQRDLLRQRYREEAQRSLHRDGYKIHTTIDRELYDAHQKAVADYSDSFASSVSGTRTNEQGEVEAREFLEEAGSMLIENGTGRILSFVGGRDYEQENYNHATQAERQTGSTIKPLYTYALGLDTGVIQPGMITPDVTYFYPPPNDSTQVRNFDRDHRGLITARTALALSRNVPAVREAEKIPHDLRRETLVNLGFEKFFPNDSSFPHPSTALGTLEMTVEANTAAYATFGNEGQYLEGYVIERIENSAGEVIYEHEPDPVEVFSPQTSYLMIDMMREVLRSGTATRIPGYLSFQADWAGKTGTATNDEGHARDYWFVGLNPNVTLSAWIGYGNGHRLANDYSPRLQRLWANMANELYEVNPELIGPSDQFQSPGGIVSQSICGISGMLPSDLCREAGFVTTDLFNAKYVPTEVDDSLERVNYVSIDGDLYRALESTPLEFTNEGISVKEEYFDFGEDVNVASFMPESWSSLIPDREAPDNGKTPDPLSSLSVSSNRISWNNHHEEDVIGYRIYYSIDEGTDFTLVDSVKWDEEFTYSGHDGAYYVTAVDVAGRESSQSDVVIIGEYINPEDEEPSEPEPEPEPEEDERRRPEREQDNATKPEDDEDENNSEGNEHDSNNGNGNGNGNGNRNRNNNG; encoded by the coding sequence ATGAGCGATCATCGGTTTTCTATAAAAAAAATTTTTCAACGACGTGAGACACAAACTGTTTTTAAAAGCGTTCGTGTAACATCACAAGTTGTATGGAACCTCTTTCTCATTTTTACGATTATAGGTACTATGTCCTTACTGTTTGTTGGTGGGGCTGGGGCTGGTTATTTTATTTCACTCGTAAAGGACGAGCCTGTACGAAGCTATGAGGACATGAGAAGAGACATATACGACTATGAAGAAGCAACGGAAATTTATTTTGCTGGAAACGACTACTTAGGCGATTTACCAAGCCCTTTAGAACGAAGGGAAATTCCATTAGAGGAAATGTCAGAGCATGTAATTAATGCCGTTATTGCAACGGAAGATGAGTATTTTGAAGAGCATAACGGAATTGTACCAAAAGCGCTACTGCGAGCAATTTATCAAGACTTTTCAAATGCATCAACGCAAACTGGTGGTAGTACGCTAACACAGCAGCTTATAAAAAACCAAATTTTAACGAGCGAAGTAACACACGACAGAAAAGCTGTGGAAATACTTTTAGCTATTCGGCTAGAACAATTTTTTGAAAAAGATGAGATACTTGAAGCATATTTAAATGTCGTTCCATTTGGGCGTAATGCATCTGGGAGACAAATTGCTGGTGTCCAAGCTGCGGCACAAGGTATTTTTGGAGTTGACGCAAAAGACTTAAACATACCACAAGCAGCATTTATTGCAGGATTACCACAAAGTCCATTTGCCTACACACCTTTTACATCTAGGCAACAAGGTGAAGCGCAAGTAAAGGAAAATATGGATGCAGGTTTAAATAGAATGCGAACGGTTTTAAATAGAATGCATTCTAGAGGCTATATTACGGATGAACAATACGAAGAAGCATTAGCATATGATATTCGTGCAAATCTTGCTGAGCCACAGCCGAGCAGTCTTGATGACTACCCATATGTCACTGACTACGTACGAAGTAGAGCTACAGATGCTTTAGCAATTGCCTTACTTGAGGCAGATGGAATCATCCTAGAAGACATTGATGATGAAAATCAACGAGATTTATTAAGACAAAGGTACCGGGAAGAAGCACAGCGCTCGTTACATCGTGATGGTTATAAAATTCATACGACGATTGATAGAGAGCTTTATGATGCACATCAAAAAGCAGTAGCTGATTACTCGGATAGCTTTGCAAGCAGTGTAAGTGGTACGAGAACGAATGAACAAGGTGAAGTAGAAGCAAGGGAGTTTTTAGAGGAAGCCGGTTCCATGCTCATTGAAAATGGTACAGGTAGAATCTTAAGCTTTGTTGGTGGACGTGATTATGAGCAAGAAAACTATAATCATGCTACACAAGCGGAAAGACAAACTGGTTCTACAATAAAACCACTTTATACTTATGCACTCGGTTTAGATACTGGTGTGATCCAGCCTGGTATGATAACACCAGACGTAACTTATTTTTATCCACCACCTAACGATTCAACACAAGTGAGAAACTTTGATAGGGATCACCGTGGGCTCATTACTGCAAGAACCGCGTTGGCACTATCCCGTAACGTTCCTGCAGTTCGAGAGGCGGAGAAAATCCCACACGACTTAAGAAGAGAAACTTTAGTTAATTTAGGATTTGAAAAATTTTTCCCTAATGATTCTTCTTTTCCTCATCCATCGACTGCACTAGGGACATTGGAAATGACAGTCGAAGCAAATACGGCAGCTTATGCAACGTTTGGAAATGAAGGACAATATCTAGAGGGTTACGTCATTGAAAGAATTGAAAACTCGGCTGGTGAAGTTATTTATGAGCATGAACCTGATCCAGTAGAAGTATTTTCACCACAAACAAGCTATTTAATGATTGACATGATGCGTGAGGTACTAAGATCGGGTACAGCAACTAGAATCCCTGGCTATTTAAGCTTCCAAGCCGATTGGGCTGGAAAAACGGGAACTGCAACAAATGATGAAGGACATGCTAGAGACTATTGGTTTGTTGGTCTTAATCCAAATGTTACTTTAAGCGCATGGATTGGATATGGTAATGGTCATCGATTAGCGAACGATTATTCGCCTCGACTTCAACGGCTGTGGGCAAATATGGCTAATGAGCTCTATGAAGTTAATCCTGAATTAATTGGTCCTTCTGATCAGTTCCAATCTCCAGGAGGAATTGTTAGTCAATCGATCTGTGGTATTTCAGGTATGCTTCCTTCCGATTTATGTAGAGAAGCTGGTTTTGTAACAACCGATCTATTTAATGCTAAGTATGTCCCAACAGAAGTTGATGATAGCCTTGAGCGCGTTAATTATGTGAGTATTGATGGTGACTTGTATCGAGCACTAGAATCGACACCATTAGAATTTACAAATGAAGGAATATCTGTAAAAGAAGAATATTTCGATTTTGGTGAAGATGTGAATGTAGCATCGTTTATGCCAGAGAGCTGGAGTTCACTTATTCCTGACAGAGAAGCACCAGATAACGGGAAAACACCAGATCCATTATCTTCACTTTCAGTTTCAAGTAACCGAATATCATGGAATAATCATCATGAGGAAGACGTCATTGGCTACCGTATATATTATTCTATCGATGAAGGTACTGATTTCACACTCGTTGATAGCGTGAAATGGGATGAAGAATTCACTTATTCAGGACACGATGGTGCTTATTATGTAACCGCAGTAGATGTTGCTGGTAGGGAATCCTCACAAAGTGACGTTGTAATCATTGGTGAATACATCAATCCAGAAGATGAAGAACCATCTGAACCCGAACCTGAGCCTGAGCCAGAGGAGGATGAGCGTAGAAGACCAGAGAGAGAACAAGATAATGCTACTAAGCCTGAAGACGATGAAGATGAAAATAACAGTGAAGGTAACGAGCATGATTCCAATAATGGCAATGGAAACGGAAATGGAAATGGAAATCGCAATCGAAATAATAACGGATAG
- the rpsD gene encoding 30S ribosomal protein S4, which yields MARYTGPSWKLSRRLGISLSGTGKELQKRPYGPGEHGPNQRKKMSEYGLQLQEKQKLRHMYGMNERQFRKLFDQAGKIQGIHGENFMILLESRLDNLVYRLGLARTRRQARQLVNHGHVTVDGGRVDIASYRVKPGQVIGLREKSRNLDAVKNAVEVNDFVPAYLDFNADALEGTFTRLPERSELPAEITEQLIVEFYSR from the coding sequence ATGGCTCGATATACTGGACCAAGCTGGAAGCTTTCCCGCCGTTTAGGAATTTCCCTAAGTGGAACTGGAAAAGAGCTTCAAAAAAGACCTTATGGACCTGGGGAACACGGTCCTAACCAACGTAAGAAGATGTCTGAATACGGACTTCAACTTCAAGAGAAGCAAAAACTACGTCACATGTACGGAATGAACGAACGTCAATTCCGTAAATTGTTTGACCAAGCTGGTAAAATTCAAGGTATCCACGGTGAGAACTTCATGATTCTTCTTGAGTCTCGTCTAGACAACCTTGTTTATCGTTTGGGACTTGCTCGTACTCGTCGTCAAGCTCGTCAACTTGTTAATCATGGTCACGTTACTGTCGATGGTGGACGCGTAGATATCGCATCTTACCGTGTAAAACCTGGCCAAGTAATTGGTCTTCGTGAAAAATCACGTAACCTTGATGCTGTCAAAAATGCAGTTGAAGTAAATGACTTCGTACCAGCATATCTTGACTTTAACGCAGACGCTTTAGAAGGTACTTTCACACGTTTACCAGAGCGTTCTGAATTACCTGCTGAAATCACAGAACAGCTTATCGTTGAGTTCTACTCTCGTTAA
- a CDS encoding CBS and ACT domain-containing protein, whose protein sequence is MKVKDIMVTSVITATTETTIQEALNLMEVNKIRHLPILDKTAQIAGIISDRDLRDACPSIFDDNNITIYERPLLDIMTKNVLTAFSYDFIEEAANMMTENQISCLPVEDDGKLIGIITEKDLLNTFVKLTGVDVPTSRLELEVANKSGMLSEVASVIKEHNINIQSALVYPAETLTKKILLFRLQTMDIRILVHSLRIKGYTILWPTDLEMK, encoded by the coding sequence TTGAAAGTAAAAGATATTATGGTGACATCAGTAATCACAGCAACGACAGAAACAACGATCCAAGAAGCGCTAAATTTAATGGAAGTTAATAAGATTAGGCACTTACCAATTTTGGATAAAACAGCACAAATAGCGGGAATAATATCTGACCGAGATCTTCGAGATGCATGTCCATCCATATTTGATGATAATAATATCACTATTTATGAAAGACCTTTATTAGATATTATGACAAAAAATGTTTTGACAGCGTTTTCATATGACTTTATTGAAGAAGCAGCTAATATGATGACTGAAAATCAAATTAGTTGCTTGCCTGTAGAAGACGATGGAAAGCTGATTGGCATTATTACTGAGAAGGACTTATTGAATACATTTGTGAAGCTAACCGGTGTTGATGTCCCAACTTCCAGATTAGAATTAGAGGTGGCTAACAAAAGTGGTATGTTATCCGAGGTTGCCTCCGTTATTAAAGAACATAACATCAATATCCAAAGTGCCCTCGTTTATCCGGCTGAAACCTTAACAAAAAAAATTCTTCTTTTTCGCTTACAAACAATGGATATAAGAATACTTGTTCATTCATTAAGAATAAAAGGTTATACCATTTTATGGCCAACTGACTTGGAGATGAAATAA